One stretch of Cloacibacillus sp. DNA includes these proteins:
- the purQ gene encoding phosphoribosylformylglycinamidine synthase subunit PurQ, with translation MRTAVVVFPGSNCDRDVQRAVAETLKTPVDMVWHEEREFASQPDLVILPGGFSYGDYLRSGAMAARSPIIEAVRRHAEAGKLLLGICNGFQVLTETKLLPGALLANTSTTFLCKKCWMRVERTDNRFTSGFKKGDIVQYPIAHHEGLYFLPDKELRELKESGRVVFRYADPQTGEAGAEYAPNGALNGIAGICNKEGNILGLMPHPERATVAHLNGGSDGGDFWRSIAQDFAKRGAL, from the coding sequence ATGAGAACCGCCGTTGTCGTTTTTCCCGGAAGCAACTGCGACCGCGACGTTCAGCGCGCAGTTGCCGAAACATTAAAGACACCAGTGGATATGGTCTGGCATGAGGAGCGTGAATTCGCCTCGCAGCCGGATCTCGTCATTCTCCCCGGAGGTTTTTCATACGGGGACTATCTGCGCTCCGGCGCGATGGCCGCGCGTTCGCCGATCATCGAAGCGGTGCGGAGACACGCGGAAGCGGGAAAGCTCCTGCTCGGCATCTGCAACGGCTTCCAGGTGCTGACGGAGACGAAGCTCCTGCCCGGAGCCCTGCTGGCGAACACCAGCACCACTTTCCTCTGTAAAAAATGCTGGATGCGCGTTGAGCGCACCGACAACCGCTTCACCTCCGGCTTCAAGAAGGGCGATATCGTCCAGTATCCGATCGCGCACCACGAGGGACTCTATTTCCTCCCCGATAAGGAGCTTCGCGAGCTCAAGGAGTCGGGACGGGTGGTATTCCGCTACGCCGACCCGCAGACTGGCGAGGCGGGCGCGGAGTACGCGCCGAACGGCGCGCTGAACGGCATCGCCGGCATTTGTAATAAGGAAGGAAATATCCTCGGCCTGATGCCGCACCCTGAGCGCGCGACGGTCGCACATCTCAACGGCGGTTCCGACGGCGGAGATTTCTGGCGTTCGATCGCACAAGATTTTGCAAAGAGGGGTGCACTCTAA
- the purC gene encoding phosphoribosylaminoimidazolesuccinocarboxamide synthase, with protein MNLTKKDFIYEGKAKRLYTTEDPNYVIVEYKDSFTAFNGLKKATMSGKGVLNNKISSKLFQMLAENGVESHFVEQVDDTNQIVKRVQIVPLEVIVRNITTGSLCKRLGVEEGKVLPRPLFEMCYKDDELGDPFIIEDHALLFGWATREELDKIKSISLRVNEILKDYFAKKGVVLVDFKLEFGKDMQGNLILADEISPDTCRFWDSSTGDHLDKDRFRKDLGDVLGAYEEIWKRISA; from the coding sequence ATGAATCTGACAAAGAAGGATTTTATCTACGAAGGCAAGGCCAAGAGGCTTTACACGACCGAGGACCCGAACTATGTGATCGTTGAATACAAGGACAGCTTCACCGCCTTCAACGGCCTGAAAAAGGCGACGATGAGCGGCAAAGGCGTGCTTAACAACAAGATATCCTCAAAGCTATTCCAGATGCTCGCCGAGAACGGCGTAGAGTCGCATTTCGTCGAGCAGGTTGACGACACGAACCAGATAGTCAAGCGCGTCCAGATCGTGCCGCTCGAGGTCATCGTCCGCAACATCACCACCGGCTCTCTCTGCAAACGCCTCGGCGTGGAAGAGGGCAAGGTGCTCCCCCGCCCGCTCTTTGAGATGTGCTACAAGGACGACGAGCTCGGCGATCCCTTCATCATCGAGGACCACGCGCTGCTCTTCGGCTGGGCGACTAGGGAAGAGCTCGACAAGATCAAGTCGATATCGCTGCGCGTCAACGAAATTCTCAAGGATTATTTCGCGAAGAAGGGCGTCGTGCTCGTAGACTTCAAGCTGGAGTTCGGCAAGGACATGCAGGGCAACCTCATTCTCGCGGACGAGATCTCGCCCGACACCTGCCGCTTCTGGGACAGCTCGACGGGCGACCACCTCGATAAGGACCGTTTCCGCAAGGATCTCGGAGACGTCCTCGGAGCATATGAAGAGATCTGGAAGAGAATATCAGCATAA
- the purL gene encoding phosphoribosylformylglycinamidine synthase subunit PurL, translated as MGFREVGLSESEYKRIIELLGREPNDLELELIGVMWSEHCSYKSTRPLLRTFPSKGKYVLQGQGENAGVVDMGEGWGFAFKVESHNHPSAVAPFQGAATGVGGIIRDIIAMGARPSVSMDGLFFGDASQQKTRNLAKGIVEGIGSYGNAVGVPIVGGKTFYSPCYNDNPLVNAFSAGFVRLDKMASSQTAKPGDYAVLLGSKTGRDGIAGASFASRELDEDSKASKPQIQIGDPFEEKLLIECCMDLLDKKLIASMQDMGAAGILSSSSKIAHKSGCGIDIQVEKIPLREADMLPWEIFLSESQERMLLIVEEEKLEPVFAMAKHYGLDCAIVGEMTDSKRYRVYKNGVLEAELPTSILGDTPEILWPAAEPKDLPARQAVELSKLASADPAKDLLEMLSCPNGHRKDAIWEQYDSMVQLHTIAGPGEPAAIVEVPETHRACVLTMEAEPYKCWTDPYTGASEAMALSLRGLWLTGADALGMTNCLNFASPEVPEKFYELKECLRGLADTCRALDCPVVSRQRQPLQRDCD; from the coding sequence ATGGGTTTTCGTGAAGTTGGACTCTCGGAGTCGGAATATAAGAGGATAATAGAGCTGCTCGGCCGCGAGCCGAACGATCTTGAGCTGGAGCTTATCGGCGTCATGTGGTCCGAGCATTGCAGTTATAAGTCGACGCGGCCTCTGCTCCGCACCTTCCCCTCCAAGGGGAAGTATGTGCTTCAGGGGCAGGGGGAAAATGCCGGCGTCGTCGATATGGGCGAGGGCTGGGGCTTTGCCTTTAAGGTAGAGAGCCACAACCACCCCTCCGCGGTCGCGCCCTTCCAGGGAGCGGCGACGGGAGTCGGCGGCATCATCCGCGACATCATCGCGATGGGCGCCCGCCCCTCGGTCTCGATGGACGGCCTTTTCTTCGGCGACGCCTCGCAGCAGAAGACGCGCAACCTCGCCAAGGGCATCGTCGAGGGTATCGGCTCTTACGGCAACGCGGTAGGCGTGCCGATCGTCGGCGGTAAGACCTTTTATTCGCCCTGCTATAACGACAACCCGCTCGTCAACGCCTTCAGCGCCGGTTTCGTGCGCCTGGACAAGATGGCGAGCTCACAGACGGCCAAACCCGGAGATTACGCGGTACTGCTCGGCTCAAAGACGGGGCGCGACGGCATCGCCGGAGCCTCCTTCGCCTCGCGTGAACTCGACGAGGATTCCAAGGCCAGCAAGCCCCAGATACAGATAGGCGACCCCTTTGAGGAAAAGCTCCTCATCGAGTGCTGCATGGACCTGCTCGACAAGAAGCTCATCGCCTCGATGCAGGATATGGGCGCGGCGGGCATCCTCTCGTCGTCAAGCAAGATCGCCCATAAGAGCGGCTGCGGCATCGATATTCAGGTCGAAAAGATCCCCCTGCGCGAAGCGGACATGCTTCCCTGGGAGATTTTCCTCTCCGAGTCGCAGGAACGTATGCTCCTGATCGTCGAAGAGGAGAAGCTGGAGCCGGTCTTCGCGATGGCGAAGCACTACGGCCTGGACTGCGCGATCGTCGGCGAGATGACGGACAGCAAACGCTACCGCGTCTATAAGAACGGCGTGCTGGAGGCGGAGCTGCCGACTTCGATACTGGGAGACACGCCGGAGATCCTCTGGCCGGCCGCCGAGCCGAAGGACCTGCCCGCACGGCAGGCCGTCGAGCTTTCAAAGCTAGCGAGCGCCGATCCCGCGAAGGATCTTCTCGAGATGCTCTCCTGCCCCAACGGACACCGCAAGGACGCGATCTGGGAGCAGTACGACTCAATGGTACAGCTCCACACGATAGCTGGCCCCGGCGAGCCGGCGGCGATCGTCGAGGTTCCCGAGACACACCGCGCCTGCGTCCTCACGATGGAGGCCGAACCCTATAAATGCTGGACAGATCCCTACACAGGAGCCTCCGAGGCGATGGCGCTCTCTCTGCGCGGCCTCTGGCTCACGGGCGCGGACGCGCTCGGCATGACGAACTGCCTCAACTTCGCCTCGCCGGAGGTGCCGGAGAAGTTTTACGAGCTTAAGGAATGCCTGCGCGGGCTCGCGGATACCTGCCGCGCCCTCGACTGCCCCGTCGTCTCCCGGCAACGTCAGCCTTTACAACGAGACTGCGACTGA
- the purF gene encoding amidophosphoribosyltransferase, whose translation MCGVFGAYSQSGSAVLEDIYLGLCALQHRGQLSAGVAWIDGGSVHIKKGLGLVHEALSQSELAKIEAHTAIGHVRYATAGGTRPENSQPLGANYAQGPIAIAHNGNLTNAVALSSYLANRGAIFQTSCDMETIIQLMAHQPGTVQLEALETALFKIKGAYSLAVLLNDCLIAARDPWGFRPLVLGRREDTYFVASESCALDIIGAELVRDVEPGEILVIDRRGIISRKLPKEAQRHHHCSFEYVYFARPDSVIDGHSVYSARKRLGACLAKSCGCPREAVVAGMPDSGTLAALGLAEEAGMDFEAGVVRNRYVGRTFIQPTQRVREAGVKIKLNPQPGIFDGKEAVIVDDSLVRGTTAGRIISMIRESGAEKVHMRIASPPVRYPCYYGIDTPSSEELIAAQMDIPELCEKIGADSLRYISCGDLCEAIGLPRGELCTACFDGNYLEEEDDQSLLEV comes from the coding sequence ATGTGCGGCGTATTCGGAGCGTATAGTCAGAGCGGCTCGGCGGTACTTGAGGATATATATCTCGGACTCTGCGCCCTGCAGCACCGGGGACAGCTTTCGGCCGGCGTAGCCTGGATCGACGGCGGCTCCGTGCACATCAAGAAGGGTCTGGGCCTCGTCCACGAGGCCCTTTCACAGAGCGAGCTCGCGAAGATAGAGGCGCACACGGCCATCGGCCATGTGCGCTATGCCACCGCCGGCGGTACGCGTCCGGAGAACAGCCAGCCGCTCGGCGCAAATTACGCGCAGGGGCCGATAGCGATCGCGCATAACGGCAATCTGACGAACGCCGTGGCGCTCTCAAGCTATCTGGCGAACCGCGGGGCGATCTTTCAGACCTCCTGCGACATGGAGACTATCATCCAGCTGATGGCCCATCAGCCGGGAACGGTGCAGCTTGAGGCGCTGGAGACGGCGCTTTTTAAGATCAAGGGGGCCTACAGCTTAGCCGTCCTGCTCAACGACTGTCTGATCGCGGCGCGCGACCCCTGGGGCTTCCGCCCGCTGGTACTCGGACGCCGCGAGGATACCTATTTCGTCGCCTCGGAATCCTGCGCGCTGGACATCATCGGCGCGGAGCTCGTCCGCGACGTCGAACCGGGAGAGATCCTCGTCATCGACAGGCGCGGCATCATCTCGCGCAAACTGCCGAAGGAGGCGCAGCGCCACCATCACTGTTCCTTTGAGTATGTCTATTTCGCACGGCCCGACAGCGTGATCGACGGACATTCCGTCTACAGCGCGCGGAAGAGGCTCGGCGCCTGCCTTGCGAAGAGCTGCGGCTGCCCGCGCGAGGCAGTCGTCGCGGGAATGCCCGACAGCGGCACGCTCGCGGCGCTCGGACTGGCCGAAGAGGCCGGCATGGACTTCGAGGCCGGAGTCGTCCGCAACCGTTACGTGGGACGCACCTTCATCCAGCCGACCCAGCGCGTACGCGAGGCGGGAGTCAAGATAAAGCTCAATCCGCAGCCGGGAATATTCGACGGCAAGGAGGCGGTCATCGTCGACGACTCTCTGGTACGCGGCACGACCGCCGGACGCATCATTTCCATGATACGCGAGAGCGGCGCGGAGAAGGTGCACATGCGCATCGCCTCGCCGCCGGTCCGTTACCCCTGTTATTACGGCATCGACACCCCGAGCTCGGAGGAGCTTATCGCGGCGCAGATGGATATCCCGGAGCTGTGTGAAAAGATCGGCGCGGACTCGCTGCGGTATATCAGCTGCGGCGATCTCTGCGAGGCGATAGGGCTGCCGCGCGGCGAACTATGTACCGCCTGTTTCGACGGCAACTATTTAGAGGAAGAGGACGACCAGTCTCTACTGGAAGTTTAG
- a CDS encoding ABC transporter substrate-binding protein — protein sequence MKLSKRTTVVVMLVLCTALFASTAALAAEEIKIGALFPLTGPAAVSGQNCVNSVLVAADVINKKNPDINASLAAGEGLLGGKYVIKIVPADHQGKPDVAKSEAERLYNQEKVFAIIGSYNSAATKPASAVAERAKKIFMCGCSSSAALTERGYKYFFRHAPTDAIESVEFVDYIEYLNKEKKAGIKTLGLIYENTEFGKHAADEARKAAKKIDLKVVADVPFNNGATNLNSEVQKLKSANPDAVFGAALGGDYSLWVRTMKQVNWLPKIALNYCTGYQNPAVQKELGSNGNYFMGGMGYSPELAKQFMPEAIKIQDKYYTPRSNQPFDSDSIQEAVMLMVLAQAIEKAGSPDTEKVLKIIQTDEFPSVMSLSGSVKFGPDGQNVKALSVITQLDEQKYNTVFPLKYKDSEPVVPMKPWDKR from the coding sequence ATGAAACTAAGTAAGCGCACCACAGTTGTCGTTATGTTGGTTCTTTGCACCGCCCTCTTCGCCTCGACGGCGGCCCTTGCCGCCGAAGAGATCAAAATCGGCGCTCTCTTCCCGCTGACCGGCCCCGCGGCGGTCTCCGGACAGAACTGCGTGAACTCCGTCCTCGTGGCGGCCGACGTCATCAACAAGAAAAATCCCGACATCAACGCCTCTCTCGCGGCGGGAGAGGGCCTTCTCGGCGGCAAGTACGTCATCAAGATCGTTCCCGCCGACCATCAGGGCAAGCCTGACGTGGCTAAATCCGAGGCCGAACGCCTCTACAATCAGGAAAAAGTCTTTGCGATCATCGGCAGCTACAACAGCGCCGCCACCAAACCGGCCAGCGCCGTCGCCGAACGCGCGAAGAAGATCTTCATGTGCGGCTGCTCGAGCTCCGCGGCCCTCACCGAGCGCGGATACAAGTATTTCTTCCGCCACGCCCCGACGGACGCCATCGAATCCGTTGAATTCGTCGATTACATCGAATACCTTAATAAGGAAAAGAAGGCCGGTATAAAGACCCTCGGCCTCATCTATGAAAACACCGAATTCGGCAAGCACGCCGCCGACGAGGCGCGCAAAGCGGCCAAAAAAATCGACCTTAAAGTAGTGGCCGACGTCCCCTTCAACAACGGCGCGACGAACCTCAACAGCGAAGTCCAGAAACTCAAATCGGCCAACCCCGACGCCGTATTCGGTGCGGCGCTCGGCGGCGACTACTCGCTGTGGGTACGCACCATGAAGCAGGTCAACTGGCTCCCGAAGATCGCCCTCAACTACTGCACCGGCTACCAGAACCCCGCGGTACAGAAAGAGCTCGGTTCCAACGGAAATTACTTCATGGGCGGCATGGGCTACTCGCCTGAACTCGCGAAACAGTTCATGCCCGAAGCAATCAAAATCCAGGACAAATACTACACGCCGAGAAGCAACCAGCCCTTCGACAGCGACTCCATCCAGGAGGCGGTCATGCTGATGGTCCTCGCCCAGGCGATAGAGAAGGCGGGCAGCCCCGACACGGAGAAGGTCCTCAAAATAATCCAGACCGACGAATTCCCCTCCGTCATGTCGCTGAGCGGCAGCGTGAAGTTCGGCCCCGACGGTCAGAACGTCAAGGCGCTCTCCGTCATCACACAGCTTGACGAACAGAAATACAACACCGTATTCCCGCTTAAGTACAAAGACTCCGAGCCTGTCGTCCCGATGAAGCCCTGGGACAAGAGGTAA
- a CDS encoding AIR synthase-related protein, whose protein sequence is MIRAGRTKAGDFIYLVGAPEGSLGASRYQQTKDGKPLGKTAAPDAEAEKAFRDRALKTAQRQLANSGRVVAGGGLASALANEAIASGVGMDIELAPRGGAETLLFSEGGARAVYAVSPEKAAEFEAAWSGFPCVKAGKAGGDKFSWQGILTLTLEELKKAFMEEK, encoded by the coding sequence GTGATCCGCGCGGGAAGGACGAAGGCGGGAGATTTTATATATCTGGTCGGCGCGCCCGAGGGCTCGCTCGGCGCGTCGCGTTATCAGCAGACGAAGGACGGCAAGCCGCTTGGCAAGACGGCGGCTCCCGACGCCGAGGCGGAAAAGGCCTTCCGCGACCGCGCGCTGAAGACGGCGCAGCGGCAGCTTGCGAATTCCGGCCGCGTAGTGGCAGGAGGCGGCCTCGCCTCCGCGCTCGCCAACGAGGCTATCGCCTCCGGTGTGGGAATGGATATCGAACTGGCTCCGCGGGGCGGCGCTGAAACGCTTCTCTTCTCCGAGGGCGGCGCGCGCGCTGTTTACGCGGTATCCCCCGAAAAGGCCGCGGAATTTGAAGCTGCCTGGAGCGGCTTCCCCTGCGTCAAGGCCGGCAAAGCCGGAGGGGATAAGTTCAGCTGGCAGGGCATCCTGACCCTGACCCTTGAAGAGCTCAAGAAGGCCTTCATGGAGGAAAAATAG
- the purS gene encoding phosphoribosylformylglycinamidine synthase subunit PurS, translated as MIFHAEAVITPREGVLDTQGKAVEKTLTHLGYEGLGEVRVGRIVTMRLEAKDGDAAAEAVKNMCQDLLANDLIETYTISVREA; from the coding sequence ATGATTTTCCATGCAGAGGCCGTTATCACCCCGCGCGAAGGAGTTCTGGACACACAGGGCAAGGCTGTAGAGAAGACGCTGACCCATCTCGGCTATGAGGGCTTGGGCGAAGTGCGCGTCGGACGCATCGTTACAATGCGGCTTGAGGCCAAGGACGGCGACGCGGCGGCGGAAGCTGTGAAAAATATGTGCCAGGATCTTCTGGCCAACGATCTGATAGAGACCTACACGATATCGGTTCGGGAAGCGTAA